The Aerococcus loyolae genome contains the following window.
AAAGTCAACCACACCCTCAGCTGGGGTTAAAGTCACCCGGTGGTAGCCATCAGGGGTTGCCTCATCTTCCTTACCTGTCCGGTCGATCACATCTGGTGCTGACACCTTAACAGGAGCTGTGACTTGGTCTTGTGAGCCATCTTCATAAGTCACGGTGACAGGGACTTCAATGGTTTCCCCTGGTGTCTTAGAAGTTTCAGAAGCTGGGATAGTGATGGCACCGGTATTTGGATCGATGGATGCACCACGTGTTGGTGTAGTGATGGTAAAGGCAGGATTAGCTGGGTCTTTGGATAGAGGAACCTCGCTAGTTTCCACTGGCGCTTCAGTACCATCATCAGCCAATTTCACAAAGTTTGGTGCATCAACCTTAGCTTCGTGGCCAAACTCAACTGGTGTTTCTTTATAGCTTGGTTGGTGCAAGTTGGCGTCCTTGTATTTCACAATAAAGGAATCCGCAGCTAATTGGTTGCCACCTGACTCGAAAACTGCCCGGATGATTTCCCCATCTCGTAATTTCAGCTGTTGAGCTTCTTCGATGGTCTTAGGCAAGTCGTAGGTATCGTCGGTGCCAGCCACTAATTGGGTGACAGGTGTTTCTTTGAGGACGTCCCCTTCTTCGTTATACCAAACAATCTTGTTGTTGAAGCCAGCTGGTGGTAATTGGGCCCCACGCAAGTCAGCCTGAGCGGTATCATTCAAGCCGGCTGGTTTATCGGTATCGTTGAAGTTGGTGATTTCGAGGTCGATCACGACATTGGGTACCACTGCATGGTTGACATTGTACCAACCATATGGGCCACGGACATAACCTGCTGTTTCAGAACCTGGAACAGCTTGAGGGACAAAGCTTTGGTTCCCAGCTGGACTTCTGAAGACTGGCGTTGTGAACCCATTATAGGCATTCACTAAGTTGCCATCCCGGTCAAAGATCTGCATATACATGTATTCGGTATTATTTTCATCCATGTTTTTATTGTCAAAACGGATGGAATAACGGCCCTCTTCATTGGTATAAGAATACTTGGTTTCTTGAATGGCATCAGGATTATTTAACAAGAAGTCTTTGGCTGCTTTAGCGCGTTGGCTTTGAGGTAAGGAGTTAACAGCAGATTCATAAGCGGCAGAGCCTTCCTTAGACAAGTAGGAAGCGACCACCTTGTAACCAGCTGCTTCAACATCCCGGCTATTGTTATTCGGGCCGGTCGCACTATTGGCATAGTCGCCCGCACCCGTTTCTAGCCAAACCCGACCAGACACACTATTGTCGCTGCGACGGAGAACAGCTGGGTTATTGATTGGGCCTTCTGGATCTTCTACCCATTCACTCTCAGGTCGGTGCATGTAAGCCCCACCTTGTTCGATCATAAAGATCCCAGTCCGTTGCATGTTGGTGCCGAGTAGTGGGAATTGCCCTAAGTTTTTATTAGTCGCTGAACCCACAAATGATCCGGGGAAGAAGCCCCCTGCTTGACGGAACATGGTCACCCGGTTGCCGGTATCTGGATCAAAGTAATCTGGAATCCATAGGCGGTAGTATTGGTCACCCTTAGCGGAATACTTATGTTCCACTCCATTGGCGTCAATCCAACCCTCTCTTAAGTCAAAAGCATAAGCCCCTGGCCCTGCCTGACTCCCATCAACTTGTGATAATTGATTAGTCGTTTGTGCCCGATAAAGTGGGGAAACCGCACCATCGGTATCGATCCACTGCATGTAGACATCTGTACCTTCAGCGACTTCGGTCAACCCATTGGCCATGGTCGATGGCACCCCTTTGTCGGCAATCCAAGCACGCCCTGATAGGGTATTGGCAGCATTAGACATATCGGTCGCGGATTTGATGTAACCGTTAGCGATAGCGTCCGCATCAATGGCATCGACTTTCTTTTGATTATTAGCACGATCTTCGCCCGGCTGGTTTTCAGCTGGTGCTTCTGTATCGCTTCCCTCAGCAGCATAAGTTACAGGAGAAACTTTTTCTTCTTCCTTATCAGCATCAGCCGGTTGATCGACAGTTTCTTCTGCAGGTGCATTTTCTGCAGGTGTTTCTTCTGAAACTACAGGGGCTTCTTCTGATTCTGCTGGTGTTTCAGCCGGAGCTTCCTCTGCTGCAGCTGTCGCTTCTGTGGAAGCTGGCTCTTCAACGGCAGGCGCACCTTCTGTTACGGGAGCTGCTTCCCCTTCAGAACCTTTCCCCTCTTCCACTGGTGTTGATACTTCTTCACTTGTATTTACTTCTTCAGTTGCTGCTTGAACAACTGCTGCATCACCCGCGAACAAGAGGCCTGCTGCCACAGCAACGGAGGCCGCGCCTACACTTAAACGTTTAATGGAGTAGCGATAGAACTTATTGCCCTGCTTCTTCTTTTTCACTTGGTAGTTATTTTTTCCAACCATATGTGTCCTCCTTATACTCGTACATATTTGTTTTTTATAAATAAGAACTTCGTAAAGATATAGTACCTAAAAAAAAGGTAAATTGCAATATCAAGTGCATATTTATTTTAAAAAATCCCAGTGTCATGCCAAATAACTAAAAAGCTGATAAAGTCAATAATTCTTGGCCCGTTTTTCTCTAGCTTAAAGTGCTTGATTATCATTTAGAGATTCAGGGTGGGGCTGTCAAGGTGGAGAGCGAAGCGGACCTTGACTGGCCCACACTGAATCTCTATGCTTTGTTAAGCACTTTAGCCTGCTTCTTTAAGCGTTTCCTGAAGTTTCGCAACTTCTAGGTTATAACAGTCGTTAGGGGTTTGATAATCTAAGACCTTTCTAAAGCGATTATTTATTGTATTCGTATAGTGTGCGAGTTCCTGGTATGTCAGCTTTTTAAAGCTTGTCCCTTTGGGCAAGAATTCTCTTAACATGCGATTATGTCTCTCATTACTGCCTTTTTCCCAAGCTGAATAGGCATGGGCGAAAAAGACTTCCAAATCCTTCAGAGCATACTCAAGCTGAGATAGTTTAGAAAATTCACTGCCGTTATCGGTCGTTAAGGTTTTAAAACACGCTTGACCCTCTTTAAGAATCACCTTTTTAACCGATTTTACAATGGAATCTGCATCCCACTTCCAAGTCTTCTTGGTGAGGAATTTTCGCGTTTTCCGTTCAACTAGAGTAATAAGACATGGCTCTCCTTTAGTCTTCTTTCCTATCACGAGGTCAAGCTCCCAGTGACCAAATTCTTCTCTTGAAAGGACGTCTGGGCATCGCTGATCAATGCTTTTTCCAAATACCTTTTTATTCGTCCCACGCGGTTCACTAGGTTGTTTTCTTGGACGAATCCTTGTTTTCATAGGAAGATCAATATTCCTCACATTTAATAAACCAAGATTGATATATTTATACATGGTTTTGGTGCAAGGAACTCTTTCTAAAGGGTGTTTTCTGCGGTAATCATGAATAAACGTATCAACACTGAAAATACGGTCTTCTTTAGGTGTCAGTAAGGCTTCCTCAAAGGCTTTAATGAAGTTAGATTTTCCATACAAAGCGCCTCTGGCTTTAGAATTTGACCGATTATCTTTATAAACACGCGAGCCAGTTTCTGCAAGATAGACATCAACGTAGGTATGATCATAGTTCATTTGACGTGTTTTTCCACGTTTTAGTTCACGAGATATGGTGCATTGATTGACGCCAACGGCGTCAGCAATCTCTTTCTGTTTATGTCCTTCTTGGTGCATTGCTTGGATAATTCCGCGTTTTTCTGCAGAAAGGTGTGTATATGATCTAGGTTTCGTGTTAGAATGTTTCATAGCCAGTGAGTGCTCCTTTACTTGGGTTTAGACGCTTTTAAGTATAGAGCATCACTGGTTTTTTGTCGTCCTTTTCTCTATGCACTTCATTTTACAATTTACCTACCTAAAAAAAAAAAAAAATACAATGTATATAAATTTTTTAAAGAGATAATTTATTATTTTATCTATTTATATATCCATAACCTATCTTTATAGATACTCTTTATAGGTCTTATTTATATTTTAAACACATTAATGCATTTATTAATTATTTAAAACACTATTTGAGTTATCCCCCTTATATTTACAGTATAATAATTAAATTTAAAATAACAAATCTTACTTTGTCTTTTAATTAAATATATAATCTATAAATAAGCTTCTAAGTCGTGTCACGAAGGTATTTCTGGCCATTTAAATTTATTAAGTTATTTAAACAAAAGAACATAATATTGTTCTCAATAAGACCAATATTGTATATTATATAGTTCTTATTTTACATTTTTAAAAAGCTACATGCTTACCTAATTCGTTCAGTATATTAGTAAGATAAAAACTCCCACACAATTATGTATGAGAGTTTGTACATTATATTTTAAAATATACTTTGGAATTTTTGTTTCTCAATAGAACACTTTGTAAAAAATATTTAATGTGATAACTAAGATTTATATTAAATAGATAAACATTTGACCCTTATATTAATGTATTTCGCTTCCCTATTCTTCCATTCATCACTAGTTAAAATTTATTCGCGAATTGCTACTGTTTTAAATTTCTTTATCTATAAAATTTGCCATTTATCCTTGTTATTATCGGCATAGCCTGCTTTACTTTCGCTATAAGATTACTTTAATCCAAAAAATAGAATCAATCCCTACAAAAAAACTCCCATACTTATGTATGAGAGCTTTTTAGACTATGAAGTCAAACCAATAATTTAGTCTTTTTTTCTTCTTTTACCAAGAGCAAGAATACTACCGGCTCCGATAAGAGCTAGGGCTAATGAGCTTGCTAAACCAGCAACTGCTCCTGTTTGAGGGAGTTGACTTTGTACTTTAGTAGAGCTTGATTTATTAGCTGATGGTTGATTTGCTTTTGTCGTTGCTGCATGAACTGCAGTGTTTGTATGAACTGATTGAGCAACTTGATTGCCATCACCTGAGTGTCCTGGTTTTACCGTATTTGCTTGAGGAGCTGCTGGTTGACTAGGTTGGACAGTGTCACTAGGTGCTAGGACTGTGTCAGAACCATTGTTATCGCGACCAGCTTTATGGCCTTTGACTGGAACCACGACTACCTTCTTACCACCTGGTAAATCTGGGTCGGTGATAGTTACAGTGATTGGGCCGTCTACATCGGTGCCTGGTGTCACTTCCACTTCACCGGTTGTTGGGTTGATGACTACAGTAATGTTCTTGCCGTCTTCATCCTTAGCGGTTACCTTAGTATCTTTATCAGGGTTATTCACCTTGATGCCAGTCCCTTGTTGGTCATCAGTTGGATTGACTTCTTTGACTTGTGAATCATCTACTGTGGTCTTTTCAACTGTTTCACTTGGTGTATTAGGCTCATCAGAACCGTTATCATCGCGTCCTGCTTCGTGGCCCTTAACTGGAACGGTAACTTCTTGCTTGCCACCTGGCAGGTCTGGATCTTCAACGGTCACAGTGATTGGGCCGTCTACGTTGGCACCTGGCGTCACTTCCACTTCACCGGTTTCCGGATTGATGACTACAGGAACATCCTTACCGTCTTCATCTTTAGCGGTTACCTTGGTGTCTCTATCAGGGTTGTTGACTTTAACGCCAGTACCTTGTTTTTCGTCGGTTGGGTTAACAGGTTTAACCGCAGAGTCATCAACATTAGTCTTTTCACGAACTAAGCCTCTACCTGGGATGGTGTCTTTCGAGCCATCTGGGTAGGTGATTGTAGCGGTGCCATCGTCACCAACTTCAACCTTAGTTGGGTCTTGGCCTTCTTTAGCTGCTGGGAATTTGTCCTTGTTGGCGTCTTCGATGGCCTTCTTAACTTGGGATTTTTCATCGTCAGTTAAGTGGTTTTTGTCAGCCACTGGAGTCTTCTCAGCTGGAACGACTGGATCCGTTAAGTCGGCTTGGGTCTTGTCTGAACCATTATCATCACGGCCTTTTTCGTGACCTTCGACTGGGACTTCAAATGTTTGTTTACCATTTGGTAAGTCTTTATCTTCAACGGTGACAGTGATTGGGCCGTCTACCTTGGTGCCAGGAGTTACGGAAACCTTACCAGTTTCTGGGTCAACGGTCACCGGAACGTCTTGACCATCTTCATCCTTAGCAGTCACCTTGGTTGGGGTCT
Protein-coding sequences here:
- a CDS encoding IS30 family transposase; translated protein: MKHSNTKPRSYTHLSAEKRGIIQAMHQEGHKQKEIADAVGVNQCTISRELKRGKTRQMNYDHTYVDVYLAETGSRVYKDNRSNSKARGALYGKSNFIKAFEEALLTPKEDRIFSVDTFIHDYRRKHPLERVPCTKTMYKYINLGLLNVRNIDLPMKTRIRPRKQPSEPRGTNKKVFGKSIDQRCPDVLSREEFGHWELDLVIGKKTKGEPCLITLVERKTRKFLTKKTWKWDADSIVKSVKKVILKEGQACFKTLTTDNGSEFSKLSQLEYALKDLEVFFAHAYSAWEKGSNERHNRMLREFLPKGTSFKKLTYQELAHYTNTINNRFRKVLDYQTPNDCYNLEVAKLQETLKEAG